The genomic segment CTCTAATCTGATATGTGTAAGCGCATGAGACGGTGTTTTGGTTAATGATTTGGTAAAGCAGCCGGACGCTACTCGTGGGGAAAACATCAAAGTCAGAAGGTTTGCAACATTATGGAGAAGACAACTGAGACACCAATTTCCCAGCTGTGGACTGCTTTTTGTTGAACTACAAGCAAAATCTTACCCTTCTTTTTGTAGACAAGCTGCAACCTATTTTCAATGTAAAGCTGTACTTTTGTTCACGAAGATGAGGTTGATTCATAAAACTTGacttttcatattaaaaatccTTCCATGTATTATCAATCTTAACACAAAGCTAAACATTACATGATCGTGAGACGGTCTAGTTCTATTTAGGCTCAAAACGCCAGAGATCAACAGCAATATCAACTTCTTTTCGCTTGTGGAACTTGTAGAGTTTTGGCAAGTCATACCGGAGCTGCAAAAGAGAACAACATGAATAAGTCGGAATGATCAGACACATTCACATCAGAGCTTTATACGATACTTTCAAATCTTTTAAGCCCAACCTCGCACAGAACTTCAGCACTTTTTGCATTGAAATCACGCAACGCCGCCCTTTTAATGTGCTGCGAGAATGTAAAGGCTGTTAGTAGCAAGAAATGCATTAAGCGTGAATAGTAAGTAGTTACTACTATAAGGAAGAAGGAAGGCATTGCTTACTTCTCTGGTAGATGTCTTATGCAAGGAATAGACTGCATGTGAGGCGACCTgcataacaaaatataatcGAGTAATTCTAATCAAGAAAACAGTAAATATGAGATTTGCTTTCCTGTGTTTATTACCTTCATTGCCGCAGGGAGAAACTCCATGTCAGCTCCTTTCTTACGTGTACCAAATGGAGGGTTCATTACTACAGTATCCACAATCTGGCCTAAAACAATCCATGGAGACACAAAAATGTCATCAGtggattcttcttttccttgACTAAATTACAGAACGAAAAGGAGATTGTACCTTTTAACTCTAACTTTGTAATGTCACACTGAACGAAATCTATCTCCACCTGCAAAACTAACAAATTTATAGCAACGGTATTGCAACCAACCAAAAAGGAAGACTCATTTACATAAAGAAgaacttcaaaaacaaaagaacctcAAGCTCCTCTGCATTTAGTGTTGCTGTTTCAAGAGACTGAGGATCGATATCGAATCCAATCACagacctgttttttttaaagcaccAAACAGATAGATAACCACAGAGGATGAATAATTAGATGCATTGATGAAATGATGAGAGAAAAGATGAATAATAAATAACTCACGCTGCATCTAGAAGAGCAGCAGCAACACTTAAAGTACCACAGCCACATCCAAAATCAGCAACCACCTTATCAGTTATGTCTCCATATGAATTCTCTGCCTAAACAAGGATACAGattcaacacacacacacacacacttcaGGCTTCTTGAAGAACAGGAACTAAGCAATAGCAACTATATAAAGACATTACATTTTCAATCATTACTAGCCTTTTATGACTCAACCCAATTAAACATAAGAGTCAAGCAAAACGCCCAATTGAGAATGATCCATTCCACAGACCACAGAAAGCATGAAATTAACCTCATTGCCCAAAAGGTGTATGTAAactaaacaacaaaagcaataaactTTTGAGCAGAGGAAGAAAGGAATTTACAGTGAAAAGCATACGAGAAGCAATGTGAGGACCAGTTGGGTATTGCTCCAATTCCACCTGCCcacacaaaatcatcaaaacaaagTTTGTTCGACgaaatcagcaaaaaaaaaaaaaaaaaaaaaaaaaaaNNNNNNNNNNNNNNNNNNNNNNNNNNNNNNNNNNNTGAACATACTTTAGGATTAGAGAACTGTTCAAGATCACCCAACAAGCCTTCTAATTGCTTCagcttcatctttcttctccggcGCTTCTGATTCTGAATACTGAAAAATtcacacaccaaaaaaagaagcaagTCAAAAAGTCCTCCGTGACTGTACTGTTAGGCCCATTGggcctttttttccttttcctcacTCAAAGAAATAAAACCCAAATTGCCCTCGTTCGTGATTGAGGTTTCTCTTGTTCTCTTCCCTGAATCGCGTCCGtcgttgagagagagagagagatgtgtccTCGAAATCTGCAAGAAGGTTGTATCCAAGTACAAGTGTCCTTCGTGTATTCTTCCTTagtaagtcttcttctttcttcttcttcgtctctctgTTTATATTTAGGTTTACTCTCTGTTTTCGTCATTGTTTCTTACTTGGGTTATGTGGCTGTCTCTGCAGCTGTTCATTGGCTTGTTTCAAGATACATAAAGGTAagtcctttttgttttctttttagctCCCTGATTGATGTTAATATCTAACTGCGACTTTCAAAGTGTTCGACTTTGTAAATTGAATTCAATGAGTGTCTCTACTTTGCTTCAATCTCGTGACCCTTAGAATGACTTAGTCCATTGGACCCCAAATAGAggaaaatttgtttgtgtatcTGTTTTGCTTCAATGAAGTTTTAGCTGAACAATTTTACTACGTAATCTGACTAATGATGCAGAGACTCCATGTGCTAAACCTTCTTCAACAGAGGATAATCCAGGTTAGTGCATTTACTCTattagttttttgtttggtatgttGTTCAATCATAGTTTGAGTCATGATCTGGTTTTGTTGCAGCTTCTCCACCAAAGGAAGTCCCTGAGGAAAGACCAGTACATGTTGAGGAAGCTACTAATGATGTTGTTGAAAAGACACAGCATAAGGCTATTGGTATGGCTCTTCCTAACTTTTAGTCGCATCTAGATTCATGGGATGAGTGAGTTTCAATACCTCTAAACTAGCATCTGACAATAGACGTTTGAACCTTGGTTTTGTAGCTGCGTCTCCAGCCAAGGAAGTTCCGGTAGCAAGACCGTTACATGTAGAGGAAGAAAAGTTTGTTTTAGAGAAGGCACAGCTCGAGGCTATTGGTAATGGTTCTTCCCAACTTACTCTCATATAGATTAGAGTAACGAGACATTTACTCAAGTGATTGGATAACAAACGTTTGAACAAATTTATAGCTTCATAGGCCATTTCTAAATCTGAAAACATTTTGCAGCTTCTTCTAGTGAAATCCGAGATGCTTTAAAGGATGAAGCCCTTCAGAAACTCATCTACAATATTGATAGTTCTTCCAACCCATTACAGGTAGATCTCATTTTGTGTCACGGTTTCATCAAAGGTTCGTTATTGATGTTAGTAACAAGATTTGACGAAACTGTTTGTGCATCTATCAGGAACTCGATCAAGCGATGGGGGTTGAAGCTTTCCGCGAATTCACAGACAAGGTACATACACAGTCTTTAAAAGCCTTCTCACGAACTTGCAATAATCAATGACCAGCAAAAACAGCC from the Camelina sativa cultivar DH55 chromosome 12, Cs, whole genome shotgun sequence genome contains:
- the LOC104730449 gene encoding methyltransferase-like protein 5; protein product: MKLKQLEGLLGDLEQFSNPKVELEQYPTGPHIASRMLFTAENSYGDITDKVVADFGCGCGTLSVAAALLDAASVIGFDIDPQSLETATLNAEELEVEIDFVQCDITKLELKGQIVDTVVMNPPFGTRKKGADMEFLPAAMKVASHAVYSLHKTSTREHIKRAALRDFNAKSAEVLCELRYDLPKLYKFHKRKEVDIAVDLWRFEPK
- the LOC104733246 gene encoding zinc finger HIT domain-containing protein 3 (The sequence of the model RefSeq protein was modified relative to this genomic sequence to represent the inferred CDS: added 29 bases not found in genome assembly): MCPRAAQTCEICKKVVSKYKCPSCILPYCSLACFKIHKETPCAKPSSTEDNPASPPKEVPEERPVHVEEATNDVVEKTQHKAIAASPAKEVPVARPLHVEEEKFVLEKAQLEAIASSSEIRDALKDEALQKLIYNIDSSSNPLQELDQAMGVEAFREFTDKILSNISKSK